The proteins below come from a single Comamonas antarctica genomic window:
- a CDS encoding Bug family tripartite tricarboxylate transporter substrate binding protein, giving the protein MHFNRREFVSLAAAGTLAPLAAANAQAAYPAKPITLVVPFTPGGSVDNSGRLMADRLSRELGVPVVVDNKGGAGGAMGSVYVAKARPDGYTLIVTSQSTHVVNPAVNPNLPYDAVKDFAPITLIDRLANVLLVNADLPVRSFAELVKYAQANPGKLNYASAGTGSVSHLSMELMKTQAKLPMTHIPYRGAGVAVTDLIAGQVQLTWNNLSSNLGNIRNGKLRALAVAAPQRVSQLPDVPTFAELNLPDLNLTSWTGLAAPAGTPTPIIERLYQATRKVLQDPATRATWVEKGMMVPEEVTPQAYRAEIAERIRFYQRIAKANHIVLE; this is encoded by the coding sequence ATGCACTTCAACAGACGCGAATTCGTAAGCCTGGCCGCGGCCGGGACCCTGGCGCCGCTGGCGGCGGCGAATGCCCAGGCCGCATACCCCGCCAAGCCGATCACGCTGGTCGTGCCGTTCACGCCCGGCGGCTCGGTCGACAATTCGGGCCGGCTGATGGCCGACCGCCTGAGCCGCGAGCTCGGTGTGCCGGTCGTGGTCGACAACAAGGGCGGCGCCGGCGGGGCGATGGGCTCGGTCTACGTCGCCAAGGCGCGGCCCGATGGCTACACGCTGATCGTCACCTCGCAAAGCACGCATGTGGTGAATCCCGCCGTGAACCCCAACCTGCCGTACGACGCCGTCAAGGACTTCGCGCCGATCACGCTGATCGACCGCCTGGCCAACGTGCTGCTGGTCAACGCCGATCTGCCGGTGCGCTCGTTCGCCGAACTCGTCAAATATGCCCAGGCCAACCCGGGCAAGCTGAACTATGCGAGCGCCGGCACCGGCTCGGTCTCGCATCTGAGCATGGAGCTGATGAAGACCCAGGCCAAGCTGCCGATGACGCACATTCCATACCGCGGCGCGGGCGTGGCGGTGACCGACCTGATCGCGGGCCAGGTGCAGCTGACCTGGAACAACCTGTCGTCGAACCTGGGCAACATCCGCAACGGCAAGCTGCGCGCGCTGGCCGTGGCCGCGCCGCAGCGCGTCTCGCAGCTGCCTGACGTGCCGACCTTCGCCGAACTGAACCTGCCCGACCTGAACCTGACTTCGTGGACCGGCCTGGCCGCGCCCGCGGGCACGCCCACGCCCATCATCGAGCGCCTGTACCAGGCCACGCGCAAGGTGCTGCAGGATCCGGCCACGCGCGCCACCTGGGTGGAGAAGGGCATGATGGTGCCGGAGGAGGTGACGCCGCAGGCCTACCGCGCGGAAATCGCCGAGCGCATCAGGTTCTACCAACGCATCGCCAAGGCCAACCACATCGTCCTCGAATGA
- a CDS encoding M20 aminoacylase family protein, which produces MTDTLARPAAYTRIDQLLPYEQELVAIRRHLHQHPELAFAEHGTSDFIAGKLQEWGYEVTRGIGGTGLVGTLRVGEGVRRLGIRADMDALPIQEATGAEHASCVPGRMHACGHDGHMTMLLGAARYLARHRRIKGTLHLIFQPAEERGFDSGGKAMVEDGLFERFPCDAVYAMHNHPGVPQGRFMLRSGAFMAAGDRVFVQIIGVGGHAARPHLAVDPLVAAAAIVTALQTVVARNADPSEPAVVTVGRLRAGDALNVIPDHAEIGISVRSFSPAMRALLKQRICALIEGVAQGHGCRAEIDYVEGYPVVVNDAEAVQLAAEVATDLVGADAVDHDFPPLMGSEDFAYMLQRCPGALVRIGNGPAEGGRGLHNPKYDFNDANLPYGAAFWSQLAERFLN; this is translated from the coding sequence ATGACAGACACCCTTGCACGCCCGGCCGCCTATACGCGCATCGACCAGCTGCTGCCGTACGAGCAGGAGCTCGTCGCCATCCGCCGCCACCTGCACCAGCACCCCGAACTGGCATTTGCCGAGCACGGCACCTCGGACTTCATTGCCGGCAAGCTGCAGGAGTGGGGCTATGAAGTCACGCGCGGCATCGGCGGCACGGGCCTGGTCGGCACGCTGCGCGTGGGCGAGGGCGTTCGGCGCCTGGGCATCCGCGCCGACATGGATGCGCTGCCCATCCAGGAGGCCACCGGCGCCGAACACGCGAGCTGCGTGCCCGGGCGCATGCATGCCTGCGGCCATGACGGCCACATGACCATGCTGCTGGGCGCGGCCCGGTACCTGGCGCGGCACCGGCGCATCAAAGGCACGCTGCACCTGATCTTCCAGCCGGCCGAGGAGCGCGGCTTCGACAGCGGCGGCAAGGCCATGGTCGAGGACGGCCTGTTCGAGCGCTTTCCCTGCGACGCGGTCTATGCGATGCACAACCACCCGGGCGTGCCGCAAGGCCGCTTCATGCTGCGCAGCGGCGCGTTCATGGCCGCGGGCGACCGGGTGTTCGTGCAGATCATCGGCGTGGGCGGCCATGCGGCGCGGCCGCACCTGGCCGTGGACCCGCTGGTCGCTGCCGCGGCCATCGTCACGGCGCTGCAGACCGTGGTTGCGCGCAATGCCGATCCGTCCGAACCGGCGGTGGTGACCGTGGGCCGGCTGCGTGCCGGCGATGCGCTGAATGTGATTCCAGACCATGCCGAGATCGGCATCAGCGTGCGTTCCTTCTCGCCTGCGATGCGCGCGCTGCTCAAGCAGCGCATCTGCGCGCTGATCGAGGGCGTGGCCCAAGGCCATGGCTGCCGCGCGGAAATCGACTATGTCGAGGGCTACCCGGTGGTCGTGAACGACGCCGAAGCCGTGCAGCTGGCGGCCGAGGTGGCCACCGACCTGGTGGGCGCCGATGCGGTCGACCACGATTTCCCGCCGCTGATGGGCAGCGAGGACTTTGCCTACATGCTGCAGCGTTGTCCCGGCGCGCTGGTGCGCATCGGCAACGGCCCGGCCGAAGGCGGGCGTGGCCTGCACAACCCGAAGTACGACTTCAACGACGCCAATCTGCCTTACGGTGCGGCGTTCTGGAGCCAGCTGGCGGAGCGCTTCCTGAACTAA
- a CDS encoding sigma-70 family RNA polymerase sigma factor — translation MPAPDLPLADDLSGLYVAHNTWLQGWLRRRIGDTFAAADLAQDTFLSLLDGKTAAAQIREPRPFLATVANRLLAHRHRRQLLETAYLQALACLPEELVPSPETRLIAVQSLQEIDRVLDGLPGKVREAFLLAHLAELSYAQIATRLGVSASSVKQYLARAHRECLFALAF, via the coding sequence ATGCCTGCCCCGGATCTCCCTCTTGCCGATGACCTGTCCGGGCTCTATGTCGCGCACAACACATGGCTTCAGGGCTGGCTGCGCCGGCGCATCGGCGACACGTTTGCGGCCGCCGATCTGGCGCAGGACACGTTTCTCAGCCTGCTGGATGGCAAGACCGCGGCCGCGCAGATCCGCGAGCCGCGGCCTTTCCTGGCGACGGTCGCCAACCGGCTGCTCGCGCACCGCCACCGCCGGCAACTGCTGGAAACGGCCTATCTGCAAGCACTGGCCTGCCTGCCCGAGGAGCTTGTCCCATCGCCCGAGACGCGGCTCATCGCGGTCCAGAGCCTGCAGGAGATCGACCGCGTGCTCGATGGGCTGCCTGGCAAGGTGCGCGAAGCCTTCCTGTTGGCGCACCTGGCGGAGCTGAGCTATGCCCAGATCGCCACGCGGCTGGGCGTCTCGGCCAGTTCGGTCAAGCAATACCTGGCCCGGGCCCACCGCGAATGCCTGTTCGCCCTGGCTTTCTGA